A stretch of the Medicago truncatula cultivar Jemalong A17 chromosome 5, MtrunA17r5.0-ANR, whole genome shotgun sequence genome encodes the following:
- the LOC112422185 gene encoding uncharacterized protein, giving the protein MSDDDCKELHDVSTNLHSLARLNTSICWQQSRNQWLSEGDANSKYFHSILSSRRRRNAIISVLVNGERIEGVHPVRQAVFNHFSQHFKAQDVERPSISNLQFRTLSVGEGGSLIKPFSEGEVKEAIWDCDSFKSPGPDGVNFGFIKEFWNELKVDVMRFVSEFHRNGKLAKGINATFIVLIPKVDNPQRLNDFQPISLVGSMYKILAKLLANRLRLVMSSVVAETQSAFVKNRQILDGILIANEVVDEARKSKKELMLFIVDFEKAYDSIDWDYLDSIMKGMSFPVLWRKWICECVSTATTAVLVNGSPTDEFHFQRGLRQGDPLSPFLFLLAAEGLNILMKAMVEVTHLQFADDTLLLGEKSWANVRALRAVLVLFESLSGLKEFGGLGVRRLKEFNIALLGKWCWRMLVDREELWYQILVARYGEVGGRLEVGGRSVSLWWREVGRIRDGVGDTGGGWFGDSIRRRVGDGTTTLFWLHRWIGGTPLCVRFPRLFDLAENKTITVASLFSLGMEQDGEGWRWRRSLWAWEELLLEECRALLFDICLVPNVSDFWEWLPDTAEGYSVRGAYDLLTSGGDSQMGLPFDLVWHPQVPLKVSVFAWRLIRDRLPTKANLAIRGVVPADDILCVSGCGHVETTSHLFLSCTTFASLWQHVRDWIGFSGVDPNIISDHLVQFTHLAGFAKAKRSFLELIWLLCAWVLWSERNNRLFNNSFNTVPQLLDKVKLLSLGWMKAKKVVFAYGTQRWWSDPFACLGLTT; this is encoded by the exons ATGTCTGATGACGACTGTAAAGAGTTGCATGATGTTTCGACTAATCTGCATTCCTTGGCTAGGTTGAATACTAGTATATGTTGGCAACAATCGAGGAATCAATGGCTTAGTGAAGGCGATgcaaattctaaatattttcatTCTATTTTGTCTTCGCGTCGACGACGTAACGCTATTATCTCTGTGCTGGTTAACGGTGAGAGGATTGAAGGGGTTCATCCGGTTAGACAGGCGGTGTTCAATCATTTTTCGCAGCATTTTAAGGCGCAGGATGTGGAGAGACCTAGTATTTCTAATCTCCAGTTCCGGACTTTGTCGGTGGGGGAGGGAGGTAGTCTTATTAAACCTTTTTCCGAGGGGGAAGTTAAGGAGGCTATTTGGGATTGTGATAGCTTTAAAAGTCCAGGTCCGGATGGAGTCAATTTTGGTTTTATAAAAGAATTTTGGAATGAGCTGAAAGTTGATGTGATGAGGTTCGTTTCTGAGTTTCATAGAAATGGTAAGCTGGCTAAAGGTATTAATGCTACTTTCATCGTTCTTATTCCGAAGGTGGATAATCCTCAGAGGTTAAACGATTTTCAACCGATATCCTTGGTGGGAAGTATGTATAAAATTTTAGCAAAATTGCTAGCTAACAGATTGAGGTTGGTGATGAGTAGTGTGGTGGCGGAGACTCAGTCTGCTTTTGTTAAAAATCGCCAAATTCTGGACGGAATCCTTATTGCTAACGAGGTTGTTGATGAGGCACGCAAGTCTAAGAAGGAGCTTATGTTATTTATAGTGGATTTCGAAAAAGCCTATGATTCTATTGATTGGGACTACTTGGATTCGATTATGAAAGGCATGTCTTTTCCGGTTTTGTGGCGGAAGTGGATTTGTGAGTGTGTGAGTACTGCCACTACTGCTGTTCTTGTTAATGGCAGCCCTACTGATGAGTTTCATTTTCAGAGAGGTTTACGTCAGGGGGATCCTCTGTCCCCCTTTTTGTTTTTGCTAGCGGCTGAAGGACTCAATATTTTGATGAAAGCTATG GTCGAGGTGACGCATCTTCAATTTGCGGATGATACTCTTTTATTAGGAGAAAAAAGTTGGGCTAATGTGAGGGCACTTCGAGCTGTTCTTGTTTTATTTGAATCTTTGTCTGGAttgaaa GAGTTTGGAGGTTTGGGGGTTAGGAGATTGAAGGAGTTTAATATTGCTTTActaggtaaatggtgttggaggatgttagtTGATAGAGAAGAGTTGTGGTATCAGATTTTAGTCGCCCGTTATGGCGAAGTAGGTGGGAGGTTGGAGGTGGGGGGCCGGAGTGTTTCCTTGTGGTGGCGGGAGGTAGGTAGGATTCGTGATGGCGTTGGTGACACAGGTGGAGGGTGGTTCGGTGATAGTATTAGACGGAGGGTGGGAGATGGTACGACGACGttgttctggttgcatagatgGATTGGAGGTACTCCGCTTTGTGTGCGGTTTCCCCGCTTGTTTGACTTAGCAGAGAATAAAACCATTACGGTGGCCTCTTTGTTCTCTTTGGGTATGGAGCAGGATGGGGAGGGGTGGAGGTGGAGGCGTAGTTTGTGGGCTTGGGAGGAGCTTTTactagaggagtgtagggcgTTACTATTTGATATCTGTTTGGTTCCTAATGTTTCAGATTTTTGGGAGTGGCTTCCAGATACTGCAGAGGGGTACTCTGTGAGAGGTGCCTATGATTTGTTGACGTCTGGGGGTGATTCGCAGATGGGATTACCTTTTGATTTAGTGTGGCATCCTCAGGTTCCTTTGAAGGTTTCAGTTTTTGCGTGGCGGCTTATTCGAGATCGATTACCAACGAAAGCTAATCTGGCGATTCGTGGGGTTGTCCCCGCGGATGATATCTTATGTGTTTCTGGTTGTGGTCACGTGGAGACAACcagtcatttatttttatcttgtacTACATTTGCATCTTTGTGGCAGCATGTGCGTGATTGGATTGGTTTTTCAGGAGTGGACCCTAACATCATTTCAGACCATCTTGTGCAGTTTACTCATTTGGCAGGGTTTGCTAAAGCAAAAAGATCATTCTTGGAGCTTATTTGGCTTTTGTGTGCTTGGGTTTTGTGGAGTGAGCGTAACAACCGTCTTTTCAATAATTCTTTTAATACTGTCCCTCAATTGTTAGATAAggttaaattgttatctttGGGGTGGATGAAAGCTAAAAAAGTTGTGTTTGCTTATGGTACGCAGAGATGGTGGTCCGACCCTTTTGCTTGTTTGGGGTTGACTACCTAG